A genomic stretch from Gorilla gorilla gorilla isolate KB3781 chromosome 20, NHGRI_mGorGor1-v2.1_pri, whole genome shotgun sequence includes:
- the FEM1A gene encoding protein fem-1 homolog A: MDLRTAVYNAARDGKLQLLQKLLSGRSREELDELTGEVAGGGTPLLIAARYGHLDVVEYLVDRCGASVEAGGSVHFDGETIEGAPPLWAASAAGHLDVVRSLLRRGASVNRTTRTNSTPLRAACFDGHLEVVRYLVGEHQADLEVANRHGHTCLMISCYKGHREIARYLLEQGAQVNRRSAKGNTALHDCAESGSLEILQLLLGCKARMERDGYGMTPLLAASVTGHTNIVEYLIQEQPGQEQVAGGEAQPGLPQEDPSTSQGCAQPQGAPCCSSSTEEPLNGESYESCCPTSREAAVEALELLGATYVDKKRDLLGALKHWRRAMELRHQGGEYLPKPEPPQLVLAYDYSREVNTTEELEALITDPDEMRMQALLIRERILGPSHPDTSYYIRYRGAVYADSGNFERCIRLWKYALDMQQSNLEPLSPMTASSFLSFAELFSYVLQDRAAKGSLGTQIGFADLMGVLTKGVREVERALQLPREPGDSAQFTKALAIILHLLYLLEKVECTPSQEHLKHQTVYRLLKCAPRGKNGFTPLHMAVDKDTTNVGRYPVGRFPSLHVVKVLLDCGADPDSRDFDNNTPLHIAAQNNCPAIMNALIEAGAHMDATNAFKKTAYELLDEKLLARGTMQPFNYVTLQCLAARALDKNKIPYKGFIPEDLEAFIELH; the protein is encoded by the coding sequence ATGGACCTCCGCACCGCCGTGTACAACGCCGCCCGTGATGGGAAGCTGCAGCTGCTCCAGAAGCTGCTCAGCGGCCGGAGCCGGGAGGAACTGGACGAGCTGACGGGCGAGGTGGCCGGCGGGGGAACGCCGCTACTCATCGCCGCTCGCTACGGCCACCTGGACGTGGTGGAGTACCTGGTGGACCGGTGCGGCGCGAGCGTAGAGGCCGGTGGCTCGGTGCACTTCGATGGCGAGACCATCGAGGGCGCGCCGCCGCTGTGGGCCGCCTCCGCAGCCGGCCACCTGGACGTGGTGCGGAGCCTGCTGCGCCGCGGGGCCTCGGTGAACCGCACCACGCGCACCAACTCCACGCCTCTCCGCGCCGCCTGCTTCGACGGCCACCTGGAGGTGGTGCGCTACCTGGTCGGCGAGCACCAGGCCGACCTGGAGGTGGCCAACCGGCACGGCCACACGTGCCTCATGATCTCGTGCTACAAGGGCCACCGTGAGATCGCCCGCTACCTGCTGGAGCAGGGCGCCCAGGTGAACCGGCGTAGCGCCAAGGGCAACACGGCCCTGCATGACTGCGCCGAGTCCGGCAGCCTGGAGATCCTGCAGCTGCTGTTGGGGTGCAAGGCCCGCATGGAACGTGACGGCTACGGCATGACCCCGCTGCTCGCGGCCAGCGTGACGGGCCACACCAACATCGTGGAGTACCTCATCCAGGAGCAGCCCGGCCAGGAGCAGGTCGCAGGGGGAGAGGCTCAGCCTGGGCTGCCCCAAGAAGACCCCTCCACCAGCCAGGGGTGTGCGCAGCCTCAGGGGGCTCCGTGCTGCAGCTCCTCCACGGAGGAACCACTGAACGGGGAATCTTACGAAAGCTGCTGTCCCACCAGCCGGGAAGCTGCCGTGGAAGCCTTGGAATTGCTGGGAGCTACGTATGTGGATAAGAAACGAGATCTGCTTGGGGCCCTTAAACACTGGAGGCGGGCCATGGAGCTGCGTCACCAGGGGGGCGAGTACCTGCCCAAACCGGAGCCCCCACAGCTGGTCCTGGCCTATGACTATTCCAGGGAGGTCAACACCACCGAGGAGCTGGAGGCGCTGATCACCGACCCGGATGAGATGCGCATGCAGGCCCTGTTGATCCGGGAGCGCATCCTCGGTCCCTCGCACCCGGACACTTCCTATTACATCCGTTACAGGGGTGCCGTGTACGCCGACTCGGGCAATTTCGAGCGCTGCATCCGCTTGTGGAAGTACGCCCTGGACATGCAACAGAGCAACCTGGAGCCTCTGAGCCCCATGACCGCCAGCAGCTTCCTCTCCTTCGCGGAACTCTTCTCCTACGTGCTTCAGGACCGGGCCGCCAAAGGCAGCCTGGGCACCCAGATCGGCTTTGCAGACCTCATGGGGGTTCTCACCAAAGGGGTCCGGGAAGTGGAACGGGCCCTGCAGCTGCCCAGGGAGCCCGGAGACTCAGCCCAGTTCACGAAGGCGCTGGCCATCATCCTCCACCTGCTCTACCTGCTGGAGAAAGTGGAGTGCACCCCCAGCCAGGAGCACCTGAAGCACCAGACCGTCTACCGCCTGCTCAAGTGCGCGCCCAGGGGCAAGAACGGCTTCACCCCTCTGCACATGGCTGTGGACAAGGACACCACAAACGTGGGCCGCTATCCCGTGGGCAGATTCCCCTCCCTGCACGTGGTCAAAGTGCTGCTCGACTGCGGGGCCGACCCGGACAGCAGGGATTTTGACAACAACACCCCACTACACATAGCAGCCCAGAACAACTGCCCGGCCATCATGAATGCCCTGATCGAAGCAGGGGCCCACATGGACGCCACCAATGCCTTCAAGAAGACGGCCTACGAGCTGCTGGACGAGAAGCTGCTGGCCAGGGGTACCATGCAGCCCTTCAACTACGTGACCCTGCAGTGCCTTGCGGCCCGGGCCCTGGATAAGAACAAGATCCCTTACAAGGGCTTCATCCCGGAAGATCTGGAGGCGTTCATCGAACTGCACTGA